The following proteins come from a genomic window of Elusimicrobiota bacterium:
- a CDS encoding sulfite exporter TauE/SafE family protein yields the protein MENTGVFVLIGLAAGIVSGFFGVGGGAIIVPALVYFAGFDQHRATGTSLAVLLLPVGLGAVFAYYRNGNVDVRAAAVMALSLFAAAWASGFLANRVSGAALKLSFGVFMTLMGLYIVVSSYGKLGK from the coding sequence GTGGAGAACACGGGCGTTTTTGTCCTGATCGGCCTGGCGGCGGGAATCGTGTCGGGATTTTTCGGCGTGGGCGGCGGCGCCATCATTGTGCCGGCGCTGGTGTATTTCGCGGGGTTCGATCAACACCGGGCCACGGGCACCAGCCTGGCGGTGCTGTTGCTCCCGGTGGGGTTGGGCGCTGTTTTCGCCTACTACCGCAATGGCAACGTGGACGTGCGCGCGGCCGCGGTCATGGCCCTGTCGCTTTTCGCGGCGGCCTGGGCCAGCGGGTTTTTGGCCAACCGCGTGAGCGGGGCGGCCTTGAAACTGTCCTTCGGGGTGTTTATGACCCTGATGGGCCTGTATATCGTGGTTTCGAGTTACGGCAAGTTGGGAAAATAA
- a CDS encoding cupin domain-containing protein, translating into MAKSTTLYWNPLDPAQRSKWTPVKGLEGIAEEVTLSIDEGTGEYTRLTRFLPGADTAPFGGKTHRYPEEVFIVSGRLFDKSFNRWLEPGDYASRPPGELHGPFKTDVGCVVLEVSFPNKSS; encoded by the coding sequence ATGGCCAAATCAACGACCCTCTATTGGAATCCCCTGGACCCCGCGCAACGGTCCAAGTGGACCCCCGTCAAAGGCTTGGAAGGCATCGCCGAAGAGGTAACCCTCAGCATCGATGAGGGCACCGGCGAATACACCCGTCTGACGCGGTTCCTCCCCGGGGCGGACACCGCGCCCTTCGGCGGCAAGACCCACCGCTACCCGGAGGAAGTGTTCATCGTGAGCGGGCGGCTGTTCGACAAATCCTTCAACCGCTGGCTGGAACCCGGCGACTACGCCAGCCGGCCGCCGGGGGAGCTCCACGGCCCCTTTAAAACCGATGTGGGTTGCGTGGTGCTGGAAGTGTCCTTTCCCAACAAATCCTCCTAG
- a CDS encoding HEAT repeat domain-containing protein, which produces MDQRPKTWQGTAIPYSASLEELKAAIDGSTPERWAAFQALQSMPGPDALETLAGYASSSDPHVRRAAIESIGSHPDGSHAEPLVCNALRDPEQFVLRAACNAAATLRLSGAHELVQSLLASSSPATRCAAIAALNTLWRISDYTAVLQLFTNDPSENVRKGAAWALRTHPTSENWRELFIIWRNSESPRYRIWSCELAAEFGPGEVAPHLETLANDKNGHVRAAAAKALRRIGREC; this is translated from the coding sequence ATGGATCAACGTCCGAAGACATGGCAAGGCACTGCAATTCCATACAGCGCTTCGCTCGAGGAATTGAAGGCCGCAATCGACGGATCCACCCCAGAGCGGTGGGCGGCTTTTCAGGCGTTACAATCTATGCCTGGACCGGACGCACTCGAAACTCTAGCGGGCTACGCATCTTCTTCGGACCCACATGTGAGACGGGCTGCGATCGAAAGCATCGGCTCTCACCCCGACGGCTCTCACGCCGAGCCCTTGGTTTGCAATGCATTGAGGGATCCCGAGCAATTCGTGCTTCGCGCTGCATGCAACGCCGCCGCAACACTCAGGCTTTCGGGTGCGCATGAATTAGTCCAATCGCTCCTAGCCTCTTCATCCCCCGCCACGCGATGCGCGGCTATCGCTGCCTTAAATACGCTCTGGCGAATATCTGATTACACTGCAGTCCTTCAGCTGTTCACCAATGACCCTTCCGAGAATGTTCGAAAGGGCGCTGCGTGGGCGTTGCGCACCCACCCCACCAGCGAAAACTGGCGTGAGCTTTTTATAATATGGCGAAATAGCGAGTCACCACGATATCGCATTTGGTCCTGCGAATTGGCCGCCGAATTTGGTCCCGGCGAGGTCGCGCCACACCTGGAAACATTAGCCAACGATAAGAATGGGCATGTCCGCGCGGCAGCTGCGAAAGCGCTTCGTCGTATCGGTCGGGAGTGCTAG